In one window of Protaetiibacter larvae DNA:
- a CDS encoding sensor histidine kinase, with amino-acid sequence MDDWLNDNATSLVVVLAAVAAVLVLLLVLVFVLWRRARRAARLARLDRSTAERERIDLELALAEQGSRLRMIRELHEIAVHSVTVIISQADGARYAATQDPAAAGRSAAVIAESARATLADLRRVMTVVRDGEAEAAPQPGLSSARELFKVMRDAGLDVEFTESGERHELRPGAELAIFRILQEALSNALTHGGEGTRAKVAFGWTDDGLKVLVEDDGIRAAAIRSGLDPYIEAQKHNYTIDDDLAALTQAPSGRGITEMRERTELFGGVFEAHTVPGVGFTVQAVFPSLKYHNGVHGVRLEAR; translated from the coding sequence GTGGACGACTGGCTGAACGACAACGCGACGAGCCTCGTCGTGGTGCTCGCCGCGGTCGCCGCGGTCCTCGTGCTGCTCCTGGTGCTCGTGTTCGTGCTGTGGCGGCGCGCCCGCCGCGCGGCCCGGCTCGCGCGGCTCGACCGCTCGACCGCCGAGCGCGAGCGGATCGACCTCGAGCTGGCCCTCGCGGAGCAGGGCAGCAGGCTGCGGATGATCCGCGAACTGCACGAGATCGCCGTGCACTCGGTGACGGTCATCATCAGCCAGGCTGACGGCGCCCGTTACGCGGCCACCCAGGATCCGGCCGCCGCCGGCCGCAGCGCGGCCGTGATCGCCGAGTCGGCACGGGCGACCCTCGCCGACCTGCGCCGGGTCATGACGGTCGTCCGCGACGGCGAGGCGGAGGCGGCGCCGCAACCGGGGCTCTCCTCGGCGCGCGAACTGTTCAAGGTGATGCGCGACGCGGGTCTCGACGTGGAGTTCACCGAGTCGGGCGAGCGGCACGAGCTGCGTCCCGGCGCGGAGCTCGCGATCTTCCGCATCCTGCAGGAGGCGCTCAGCAACGCGCTCACCCACGGCGGCGAGGGCACGCGCGCCAAGGTGGCCTTCGGGTGGACGGACGACGGCCTCAAGGTGCTCGTGGAGGACGACGGCATCCGGGCCGCCGCCATCCGCAGCGGCCTCGACCCCTATATCGAGGCGCAGAAGCACAACTACACGATCGACGACGACCTCGCCGCCCTCACCCAGGCGCCGAGCGGCCGCGGCATCACCGAGATGCGCGAACGCACCGAGCTCTTCGGGGGTGTCTTCGAGGCGCACACCGTGCCGGGAGTGGGTTTCACGGTGCAGGCGGTGTTCCCCTCGCTCAAGTACCACAACGGGGTGCACGGCGTGCGGCTGGAAGCGCGGTGA
- the def gene encoding peptide deformylase, with translation MAVLPIRISGDPVLHSRAQEVEEIDESLSTLVHDMEDTMSAAPGVGLAAPQVGVSLRLFVYNWRDEEGVLHRGTAINPQLLISPPPIGVADPDDESEGCLSIPGERFPLLRSRTALLRAVELDGTPYEILATGWLARIFQHEFDHLDGILYADRLEAEHQRAAQRAIRRRKWGVPGQSWLPGRDHLED, from the coding sequence ATGGCCGTACTCCCGATCCGGATCTCTGGCGACCCCGTGCTGCACAGCCGCGCGCAGGAGGTCGAGGAGATCGACGAGAGCCTCTCGACCCTCGTGCACGACATGGAGGACACCATGTCGGCGGCGCCCGGGGTGGGGCTCGCGGCCCCGCAGGTGGGTGTGTCGCTGCGGCTGTTCGTCTACAACTGGCGCGACGAGGAGGGGGTGCTGCATCGCGGCACCGCCATCAACCCTCAGTTGTTGATCTCGCCGCCGCCGATCGGGGTGGCGGATCCCGACGACGAGTCGGAGGGCTGCCTCTCGATCCCGGGCGAGCGCTTCCCGCTGCTGCGCTCCCGCACGGCGCTGCTGCGGGCCGTCGAGCTCGACGGGACGCCGTACGAGATCCTCGCGACCGGGTGGCTCGCCCGCATCTTCCAGCACGAGTTCGACCACCTGGACGGCATCCTCTACGCCGACCGGCTGGAGGCCGAGCATCAGCGTGCGGCGCAACGCGCCATCCGGCGGCGCAAGTGGGGCGTGCCGGGCCAGTCGTGGCTGCCCGGCCGCGACCACCTCGAGGACTGA
- a CDS encoding glycosyltransferase: protein MTDAPPSNPDSEPRLTVLIGTDTFAPDVNGAATFTRNLAAGLARRGHRVHVMAPAQKHQVGTFTETHEGVELTVHRIYSWRWLPHPWLRFMLPWRVKANAEKLVRAVKPDAIHFQSHIVVGRGLAPAARRHGIRLVGTNHTMPENILQHVEILPKPTLAWLARIQWGSARKWFSLADEVTAPTRRAADFFEKGTGLTGVHAISCGIDTSFYTPDFTPRTGNVVSFLGRLDEEKYVHELIEAAALLKDLDVQVEIIGDGEVRPKLEARARELGIADRVHFTGRVTDEVLRATLTASTVFAMPSRAELQSIATMEALASGLPVVAADAMALPHLVHSGENGYLYQPGDIEEFAGHLRSILTASPEELTRLKKGALRTVEAHDIQRTLDIFESLYRGRTVIDPVTDTEPESAAS, encoded by the coding sequence GTGACCGACGCGCCGCCGTCGAACCCCGACTCCGAGCCGCGACTGACCGTCCTGATCGGCACCGACACCTTCGCCCCCGACGTGAACGGCGCCGCCACCTTCACGCGCAACCTCGCAGCCGGGCTCGCCCGCCGCGGGCACCGGGTGCATGTCATGGCGCCCGCGCAGAAGCATCAGGTGGGCACCTTCACCGAGACGCACGAGGGCGTCGAGCTGACGGTGCACCGCATCTACTCGTGGCGCTGGCTGCCGCACCCCTGGTTGCGGTTCATGCTCCCGTGGCGCGTGAAGGCCAACGCCGAGAAGCTCGTGCGCGCCGTGAAGCCGGATGCGATCCACTTCCAGTCGCACATCGTGGTCGGGCGCGGGCTCGCCCCGGCGGCGAGGCGCCACGGGATCCGCCTGGTCGGCACCAATCACACGATGCCGGAGAACATCCTGCAGCACGTGGAGATCCTGCCGAAGCCGACGCTCGCCTGGCTGGCCCGCATCCAGTGGGGTTCGGCGCGCAAGTGGTTCTCTCTCGCCGACGAGGTCACGGCGCCCACCCGCCGCGCCGCCGACTTCTTCGAGAAGGGCACCGGGCTCACCGGGGTCCACGCGATCTCCTGCGGCATCGACACGAGCTTCTACACGCCCGACTTCACGCCGCGAACGGGCAACGTGGTGAGCTTCCTCGGGCGCCTCGACGAGGAGAAGTACGTCCACGAGCTCATCGAGGCCGCGGCGTTGCTGAAAGACCTCGACGTGCAGGTCGAGATCATCGGCGACGGCGAGGTGCGCCCCAAGCTCGAGGCGCGGGCGCGCGAGCTCGGGATCGCGGATCGCGTGCACTTCACCGGGCGTGTCACCGACGAGGTGCTGCGCGCCACCCTCACGGCGTCGACCGTGTTCGCGATGCCGTCGCGCGCCGAACTGCAGTCGATCGCCACCATGGAGGCGCTGGCCTCCGGCCTTCCGGTGGTCGCCGCCGATGCCATGGCGCTTCCGCACCTCGTGCACTCGGGCGAGAACGGCTACCTCTACCAGCCGGGCGACATCGAGGAGTTCGCGGGGCACCTGCGCAGCATCCTCACGGCGAGCCCCGAGGAGCTGACCCGGCTCAAGAAGGGCGCGCTGCGCACCGTGGAGGCGCACGACATCCAGCGCACCCTCGACATCTTCGAGTCGCTCTACCGCGGCCGCACGGTGATCGACCCCGTGACCGACACGGAGCCCGAGTCGGCCGCGAGCTGA
- a CDS encoding AIPR family protein — translation MSKHESVIIHAPLSRRFPALKDAPPEFAGVESYVLRVRAKDVPSGIPDDANPREPNLNRQVYRKVRASLLGAEGSGAFHLKHGGIVVIAERVERIDEDTYRLVFDREVKQGIANGNHSYQLILESQEEGNIPEDQYVEIKVHVGVPSDAVADLADGLNTSMQVREESLADLRNKFDWLKDALATHVNGQSAVAWHEGDDGEYDVREVLALLMALDPNRYPLEDPVGIENTYARLSTVFRAYLKDPERVMQFADIALEALELYEYIRITAPKVWNGVFRKTKIAETRPNGLFKFPYLIDASGRASGSDVRLIKPAAVPSFAAFRALVSVPDEGAAEWRYPFEEIKGLWDQYGSEVLREVHDSVMRQHNGNTHYAGRSVMLYRATSRTLELADLRRRVSD, via the coding sequence GTGTCAAAGCACGAAAGCGTGATCATCCACGCGCCTCTCTCCCGCCGTTTCCCCGCCCTGAAGGATGCGCCCCCTGAGTTCGCCGGGGTCGAGTCGTACGTCCTCCGGGTACGCGCGAAAGACGTCCCGTCCGGCATCCCGGACGACGCCAATCCGCGTGAGCCCAACCTGAATCGCCAGGTCTATCGCAAGGTCCGCGCCTCGCTCCTCGGTGCCGAAGGTTCGGGCGCGTTCCATCTGAAGCACGGTGGGATCGTCGTGATCGCCGAACGCGTCGAGCGCATCGACGAGGACACGTACCGGCTCGTGTTCGACCGCGAGGTCAAGCAGGGCATCGCCAACGGCAACCACAGCTACCAGTTGATCCTTGAATCGCAGGAGGAAGGAAACATCCCCGAGGACCAATACGTCGAGATCAAGGTGCATGTCGGCGTCCCGTCGGATGCCGTTGCCGACCTTGCTGACGGGCTGAACACGTCTATGCAGGTTCGCGAAGAGTCCCTCGCTGATCTCCGCAACAAGTTCGACTGGCTCAAGGACGCCCTCGCCACTCACGTCAACGGACAGTCCGCGGTGGCGTGGCACGAGGGCGACGACGGCGAGTACGACGTTCGCGAGGTGCTCGCGCTCCTCATGGCCCTCGATCCGAACCGTTACCCGCTCGAGGATCCGGTGGGCATCGAGAACACCTACGCTCGACTGTCGACGGTGTTCCGCGCCTACCTGAAGGACCCCGAGCGCGTGATGCAGTTCGCGGATATCGCGCTGGAGGCCCTGGAACTCTACGAATACATCCGGATCACGGCGCCGAAGGTCTGGAACGGGGTGTTCCGCAAGACGAAGATCGCCGAGACCCGGCCAAACGGTCTGTTCAAGTTCCCCTATCTGATTGACGCGAGCGGGCGCGCGAGCGGTTCGGATGTCCGCCTGATCAAGCCAGCAGCGGTCCCGAGTTTCGCTGCGTTTCGCGCTCTCGTCTCGGTGCCTGATGAAGGTGCCGCCGAGTGGCGCTATCCGTTCGAGGAGATCAAGGGGCTGTGGGACCAGTACGGCTCCGAGGTGCTCCGCGAGGTACACGATTCGGTCATGCGCCAGCACAACGGGAATACCCACTACGCGGGCCGTTCGGTGATGCTCTACCGAGCGACGAGCCGGACTCTCGAACTCGCCGACCTCCGGCGGCGGGTTTCGGATTAG
- a CDS encoding AzlD domain-containing protein, translating into MTVWHVILLASIAVFALKLAGYLVPASLLERPTPARVATLLTVALLAALTATQTLEHGGGIIVDARVPAVLVAAVLFALRAPFIVVVVAAAAIAALVRVLGWLG; encoded by the coding sequence ATGACCGTGTGGCATGTGATCCTCCTCGCCTCGATCGCGGTGTTCGCGCTCAAGCTCGCGGGCTACCTCGTGCCGGCGAGCCTGCTCGAGCGCCCGACCCCGGCGCGCGTCGCGACGCTGTTGACGGTCGCGCTCCTCGCGGCGCTCACCGCGACGCAGACGCTCGAGCATGGGGGAGGGATCATCGTGGATGCGCGCGTGCCCGCCGTGCTGGTCGCTGCCGTGCTGTTCGCGCTGCGCGCGCCGTTCATCGTGGTCGTGGTCGCGGCGGCCGCGATCGCGGCGCTCGTGCGGGTGCTCGGCTGGCTGGGGTGA
- a CDS encoding response regulator yields MTPRRPIRVLLVDDSADQREGFRMLLGSQPDLEVVAQAGDGAQALGILRREHVDVVLMDVQMPRVNGLVAAGRILADPQVRGLGRAPRIVLLATVDVDDHVPAAAVSGAYAILYKDVDPESLFTVIREAAAFRGDD; encoded by the coding sequence GTGACCCCCCGGAGGCCGATCCGGGTGCTGCTCGTCGACGACTCCGCGGATCAGCGCGAGGGGTTCCGGATGCTGCTGGGCTCGCAGCCCGACCTCGAGGTCGTGGCGCAGGCGGGCGACGGGGCGCAGGCGCTCGGCATCCTGCGCCGCGAGCACGTCGACGTCGTGCTCATGGATGTGCAGATGCCGCGCGTCAACGGCCTCGTCGCGGCCGGACGCATCCTCGCCGACCCCCAGGTGCGCGGCCTCGGACGGGCGCCGCGCATCGTGCTGCTGGCGACCGTCGACGTCGACGATCACGTTCCGGCCGCCGCCGTCTCGGGTGCGTACGCGATCCTCTACAAGGACGTCGATCCCGAATCGCTGTTCACGGTGATCCGCGAGGCCGCCGCCTTCCGAGGCGATGACTGA
- a CDS encoding DMT family transporter has product MPDVIPFADGIAEAFSGSAPIGILIAVVGAVFLSLGAQLQHRGVVTVEERHGTGEKSGLSGGQLVRLLARPSWVTGTVMLGLAIALQLTALGFAPLIVVQPIGIVALVLTSILNARVSRMKLSRFAIGAIVMCVAGIGVFVTVAAFFAKEHIIRETQLIIILGILGWVLLLLGAAFVFFRKRVGAMFYIVAGGVLYGFVASIAKVVINRILNNNLDWVTVVGAICLLLAMALGFYFVQTAYSVGAPDLVIAGLTVVDPLVAVAIGIFVLGEASATPVWALVVWAVAGGVAIFGVFRLAKYHPQTHHREETGEQPTLR; this is encoded by the coding sequence GTGCCCGACGTCATCCCCTTCGCCGACGGGATCGCGGAGGCGTTCTCCGGTTCGGCGCCGATCGGGATCCTCATCGCCGTCGTCGGCGCCGTGTTCCTGTCCCTCGGCGCCCAGCTGCAGCATCGCGGCGTGGTCACGGTCGAGGAGCGGCACGGCACCGGGGAGAAGTCGGGGCTCTCGGGCGGGCAGCTGGTTCGACTGCTCGCGCGCCCGAGCTGGGTGACCGGCACGGTCATGCTGGGTCTCGCGATCGCTCTGCAGCTGACGGCGCTCGGCTTCGCACCGCTCATCGTGGTGCAGCCGATCGGCATCGTCGCCCTCGTGCTGACCTCGATCCTCAACGCGCGGGTGTCCCGGATGAAGCTCTCGCGGTTCGCGATCGGCGCGATCGTCATGTGCGTCGCCGGCATCGGCGTGTTCGTCACGGTGGCTGCCTTCTTCGCGAAGGAGCACATCATCCGCGAGACGCAGCTCATCATCATCCTGGGGATCCTCGGCTGGGTGCTCCTGCTGCTCGGCGCCGCCTTCGTCTTCTTCCGCAAGCGCGTCGGGGCGATGTTCTACATCGTCGCGGGCGGGGTGCTCTACGGTTTCGTGGCGAGCATCGCGAAAGTCGTCATCAACCGCATCCTCAACAACAACCTCGACTGGGTGACCGTGGTCGGGGCGATCTGCCTGCTGCTCGCGATGGCGCTCGGCTTCTACTTCGTGCAGACCGCCTATTCGGTGGGCGCACCCGACCTCGTGATCGCCGGCCTCACGGTCGTCGATCCGCTCGTCGCGGTCGCGATCGGCATCTTCGTGCTCGGCGAGGCCTCCGCCACGCCGGTGTGGGCTCTCGTGGTGTGGGCGGTCGCCGGCGGCGTGGCGATCTTCGGCGTGTTCCGGCTCGCGAAGTACCACCCGCAGACCCACCATCGCGAAGAGACGGGTGAGCAGCCGACCCTGAGGTAA
- a CDS encoding sensor histidine kinase → MPRPPEHPGAQGGAEWGGGPWAWGDPERSWGPSRRLRLWVPVVLSALVQLPAATIGVRIAQPEPWIGALTIALAAVGPLALIAARRLPGPVVAVATAAAVGELLVGVNGGPPPIALAFALVGAIVRGARGWAWISLAAGWSVALVAGILVTSETWTPPRVVGTTLVLLLVMGIGEGIRSRRERVREYRAAAVRKRLTAAEEERMRIARELHDVLAHSLSQINVQAGVGLHLADTRPEQAVEALASIKQTSKTALDEVRAVLGVLRADGEGSPLAPQPGIGDIPALVAGAGIPGARVELVDELRGVAVSTAAGAAAYRIVQEALTNAARHGVGVSSVRVRLADEAGRLMVEVRDDGRVGAVEPGRGLLGMRERAELLGGRFELGTDGGFTVRAELPREAR, encoded by the coding sequence ATGCCGCGCCCACCCGAGCACCCTGGTGCGCAGGGTGGCGCCGAGTGGGGCGGCGGGCCGTGGGCGTGGGGCGATCCGGAGCGCAGCTGGGGGCCGAGCCGTCGCCTGCGACTCTGGGTGCCGGTCGTGCTGAGCGCACTCGTGCAGCTGCCGGCGGCGACCATCGGCGTGCGGATCGCGCAGCCCGAGCCGTGGATCGGCGCGCTGACCATCGCCCTTGCGGCGGTCGGGCCGCTCGCCCTCATCGCCGCGCGGCGCCTGCCGGGGCCGGTCGTCGCCGTGGCGACCGCGGCGGCGGTGGGCGAACTGCTCGTCGGCGTCAACGGCGGACCTCCCCCGATCGCCCTCGCCTTCGCGCTCGTCGGGGCGATCGTGCGCGGCGCCCGCGGCTGGGCCTGGATCTCGCTCGCCGCCGGGTGGTCGGTGGCGCTCGTGGCGGGCATCCTCGTCACGAGCGAGACGTGGACCCCGCCGCGCGTCGTCGGCACGACCCTCGTGCTGCTGCTCGTGATGGGGATCGGGGAAGGCATCCGCTCACGCCGCGAGCGTGTGCGCGAGTACCGCGCGGCGGCGGTCCGCAAGCGGCTCACCGCGGCGGAGGAGGAGCGGATGCGGATCGCCCGCGAGCTGCACGACGTGCTCGCCCACTCGCTCAGCCAGATCAACGTGCAGGCGGGGGTGGGGCTCCACCTGGCCGACACCCGGCCCGAGCAGGCGGTGGAGGCGCTCGCCTCCATCAAGCAGACCAGCAAGACCGCGCTCGACGAGGTGCGCGCCGTGCTCGGGGTGCTGCGTGCCGACGGCGAGGGCAGCCCGCTCGCGCCGCAGCCGGGCATCGGCGACATCCCCGCGCTCGTCGCCGGGGCCGGGATCCCGGGTGCGCGGGTCGAGCTCGTCGACGAGCTGCGCGGGGTCGCCGTCTCCACGGCGGCCGGCGCCGCCGCCTACCGCATCGTGCAGGAGGCGCTCACCAACGCGGCCCGGCACGGGGTGGGGGTGAGCAGCGTGCGCGTCCGGCTCGCGGATGAGGCGGGACGCCTCATGGTGGAGGTGCGCGACGACGGCCGGGTCGGCGCTGTCGAGCCGGGACGCGGGCTGCTCGGCATGCGGGAGCGCGCCGAACTGCTCGGCGGGCGTTTCGAGCTCGGCACCGATGGCGGTTTCACCGTGCGCGCCGAGCTTCCCCGGGAGGCGCGATGA
- a CDS encoding site-specific integrase: MAGSTGEMLGLQVRDVNLLRRTVDVKRTYQYTRAGWVEGTPESDKSTRTVPLRRALVDDLTTYLAEPPHGDDPTAPLWPGRNYAGGGEWRGRLDWTTRMNYDSFYRRQFREAARAIGRPTLRFHDLRHTAASLFAASGMPLVRVARVLGHADAGMTYRVYLHFLPDDFLADMERLDAYIAPARRATQTAPLPLRRGEGE; the protein is encoded by the coding sequence ATGGCGGGTTCGACCGGCGAGATGCTGGGCTTGCAGGTGCGGGACGTGAACCTCCTGCGGCGCACCGTGGACGTGAAGCGGACCTACCAGTACACTCGCGCGGGATGGGTCGAGGGCACGCCTGAGAGCGACAAGTCCACCCGCACCGTGCCGCTCCGACGGGCGCTCGTGGACGACCTGACGACCTACCTCGCGGAGCCCCCGCACGGCGACGACCCAACCGCGCCACTGTGGCCGGGCCGCAACTATGCGGGCGGCGGCGAGTGGCGGGGCAGGCTCGACTGGACCACGCGCATGAACTACGACTCGTTCTATCGGCGGCAGTTCCGTGAGGCTGCGCGGGCGATCGGACGCCCGACGCTCCGATTCCACGATCTGCGCCACACCGCCGCTAGCCTGTTCGCCGCGAGCGGGATGCCACTGGTGCGGGTCGCGCGGGTGCTCGGCCACGCCGACGCCGGCATGACCTACCGGGTGTATCTCCACTTCCTCCCGGACGACTTCTTGGCGGATATGGAACGCCTCGACGCCTACATCGCCCCTGCGCGGCGAGCCACCCAGACCGCGCCGCTACCCCTGCGACGGGGCGAGGGAGAGTAA
- a CDS encoding SHOCT domain-containing protein, protein MHSTIALAAATFHPGWGGGWGFVFIPIVFWLLIIGLIITLAVTRRRRGWHPGPWGAGPGAAGPWASAQAARSAETVLAERYARGDIDEVEYRARLEVLRAQSPLPPQ, encoded by the coding sequence ATGCACTCGACCATCGCCCTCGCGGCCGCGACGTTCCACCCCGGATGGGGTGGAGGCTGGGGCTTCGTGTTCATCCCGATCGTGTTCTGGCTGCTCATCATCGGCCTCATCATCACGCTCGCCGTCACCCGGCGCCGCCGCGGGTGGCATCCGGGTCCGTGGGGTGCCGGCCCCGGGGCCGCGGGTCCGTGGGCTTCCGCCCAGGCGGCCCGCAGCGCCGAGACGGTGCTGGCCGAGCGCTACGCGCGCGGCGACATCGACGAGGTGGAGTATCGCGCCCGACTCGAGGTGCTCCGCGCGCAATCCCCGCTGCCGCCGCAGTGA
- a CDS encoding response regulator yields the protein MIRVAIADDQQLIRAGFRSLLESEPDLTVVGEAGTGREAVALAASERPDVLLMDIRMPDGDGLWATERIVAEPRLAGVHVVIVTTFELDDYVAHAIRAGASGFLVKDTEPVELIRAVRVVAAGEALLSPSVTRRLLGRVAGTLAPAPDTTRLAALTEREREVLALVAQGLTNDEIGARLYLSPLTAKTHVSRIMTKLGARDRVQLVIVGYETGLVAPGVLPGE from the coding sequence ATGATCCGCGTCGCGATCGCCGACGATCAGCAGCTCATCCGGGCCGGCTTCCGCAGCCTGCTCGAATCGGAACCCGACCTCACGGTGGTGGGGGAGGCGGGCACGGGTCGGGAGGCGGTCGCGCTCGCGGCGAGTGAGCGGCCCGACGTGCTGCTCATGGACATCCGGATGCCGGACGGCGACGGTCTGTGGGCCACCGAGCGCATCGTGGCCGAGCCGCGGCTCGCGGGCGTGCACGTCGTGATCGTGACGACCTTCGAGCTGGACGACTACGTCGCCCACGCGATCCGCGCCGGCGCGAGCGGCTTCCTCGTGAAGGACACCGAACCCGTCGAGCTCATCCGTGCGGTGCGCGTCGTCGCGGCGGGCGAGGCGCTGCTGAGCCCCAGCGTCACCCGGCGCCTGCTCGGCCGGGTCGCGGGCACGCTCGCCCCCGCGCCGGACACCACTCGCCTCGCCGCGCTCACCGAGCGCGAGCGCGAGGTGCTCGCGCTCGTGGCGCAGGGCCTCACCAACGACGAGATCGGTGCACGGCTGTACCTCAGCCCGCTCACCGCGAAGACGCACGTGTCGCGGATCATGACCAAACTCGGCGCCCGCGACCGCGTGCAGCTCGTGATCGTGGGCTACGAGACCGGGCTCGTCGCACCCGGCGTGCTCCCGGGGGAGTAG
- a CDS encoding lactonase family protein, which translates to MSSLLIGAYGADMGGGAAGIATARSAPDGTVVVAGPVLACPSPSWLAVRGDRLVATLEGTGGLAWFRRDGDGWAADGVVATGGRWPCHAAFLDDDTVAVASYGDGAITVLRHGGTAPAQRLEGSGSGPLPAQDGPHAHHVHVLPDGRVLTLDLGADRLHVHARGADGRLERIDSLALPEGTGPRDLIALPSGELALLGEWSCELLILDPAGIDFEIVQILALPGATPGADQAAALSLSADGRHLYAGVRGADLVSVIALEDDGARGIASVPSGGHWPRHLLVDGELLHVANQLSDTIATFRIGADGIPVPIAAVTTPAPTRILAL; encoded by the coding sequence ATGAGCTCTCTGCTGATCGGCGCCTACGGTGCCGACATGGGCGGCGGCGCCGCGGGCATCGCGACGGCCCGCTCCGCCCCCGACGGCACCGTCGTCGTCGCCGGCCCTGTGCTGGCGTGCCCGTCACCGTCGTGGCTGGCCGTGCGCGGGGATCGGCTGGTCGCGACGCTCGAGGGTACGGGCGGGCTCGCCTGGTTCCGGCGCGACGGGGACGGCTGGGCAGCGGACGGCGTGGTCGCCACGGGCGGACGCTGGCCCTGTCACGCGGCGTTCCTCGATGACGACACGGTCGCGGTGGCGAGCTACGGGGACGGCGCGATCACGGTGCTGCGGCACGGCGGAACCGCGCCTGCGCAGCGGCTCGAGGGGTCCGGTTCCGGTCCGCTGCCCGCGCAGGACGGGCCGCACGCCCACCACGTGCACGTGCTGCCCGACGGCCGGGTGCTCACCCTCGACCTCGGCGCCGACCGCCTGCATGTGCACGCGCGCGGCGCCGATGGGCGTCTCGAGCGCATCGACTCGCTCGCCCTGCCCGAGGGCACCGGCCCGCGGGACCTCATCGCGCTGCCGTCGGGCGAGCTCGCGCTGCTGGGGGAGTGGAGCTGCGAGCTGCTCATCCTCGACCCGGCGGGCATCGACTTCGAGATCGTGCAGATCCTCGCCCTCCCGGGCGCGACCCCGGGTGCCGATCAGGCGGCGGCTCTCAGCCTGTCGGCGGACGGACGACACCTCTACGCCGGCGTGCGCGGCGCCGACCTCGTCTCGGTGATCGCACTCGAGGACGACGGGGCGCGTGGCATCGCATCCGTGCCGTCGGGCGGGCACTGGCCGCGGCACCTGCTCGTCGACGGCGAGCTGCTGCATGTGGCGAACCAGCTCTCCGACACGATCGCCACCTTCCGGATCGGGGCGGACGGCATCCCCGTGCCGATCGCCGCGGTGACGACCCCGGCGCCGACACGCATTCTGGCCCTGTAG
- a CDS encoding AzlC family ABC transporter permease, which yields MTETQAAPSDPAGPAIRAALGVGLAVSAYGVSFGALAVASGLDVWQACVLSLFMFSGGSQFALIGVLASGGVAAAPAAITSATLLGARNALYAMRLSPIVGGPWWKRLAAAHWTIDESTAVAVAQPSLRGQRVGFWATGAIIYLGWNLATLIGALLGDLVGDVRMYGLDAAAAAAFLGLLWPRLTARQPIVVAVAAGVVATVLVPWLPAGVPVLAAALVAVVVGVANLGGRRIA from the coding sequence ATGACTGAGACCCAGGCCGCACCGTCGGATCCCGCCGGTCCCGCGATCCGTGCGGCGCTCGGGGTGGGGCTTGCGGTCTCGGCCTACGGCGTCTCGTTCGGCGCGCTCGCCGTCGCCTCCGGGCTGGATGTCTGGCAGGCGTGCGTGCTGAGCCTGTTCATGTTCTCGGGCGGGTCGCAGTTCGCCCTCATCGGCGTGCTCGCCTCGGGGGGCGTGGCGGCGGCGCCCGCGGCGATCACGAGCGCCACCCTGCTGGGGGCGCGCAACGCGCTCTACGCGATGCGGCTGTCGCCCATCGTCGGCGGCCCCTGGTGGAAGCGGCTCGCCGCCGCGCACTGGACGATCGACGAGTCCACCGCGGTCGCCGTCGCGCAGCCGAGCCTGCGCGGTCAGCGCGTCGGCTTCTGGGCGACCGGCGCGATCATCTACCTGGGGTGGAACCTCGCAACCCTCATCGGCGCCCTGCTCGGCGACCTCGTGGGGGACGTGCGGATGTACGGACTCGACGCGGCCGCGGCCGCCGCATTCCTCGGACTGCTGTGGCCGCGGCTCACGGCGCGTCAGCCGATCGTCGTCGCCGTCGCGGCGGGGGTCGTCGCGACGGTACTGGTGCCGTGGCTCCCGGCTGGCGTGCCCGTGCTCGCGGCCGCCCTCGTGGCGGTCGTCGTGGGCGTCGCGAACCTCGGGGGGAGGCGGATCGCATGA